In the Burkholderia multivorans ATCC BAA-247 genome, GCCGCGCGCGCCGAGCTGGCCGCCGCGGCCGCCTGACGCGCGCCGCGCGGCGCATTGGCCGTGCCGCACGGCCGTCCGGCACGCGTGCGTGCGGCGTCGTGCGCGCCGCGCCGCCCCCGGCGGATTGCTGGTAAACACCGTCCGCGTGTGCCCGCGCGGCCGCGAAAGTTTTCCTGCCCACTGCCGTAAACCACTTAACGGCGGTCTCCCCGCCGGTCTTTCGTGAGGGACAGGCAGTGCTGATTATCGTAGGAACACTCGTGACGCTGTTGTCCGTCTTCGGCGGCTATGCGCTGGCGGGCGGGCATCTGGGCGCGCTGGTCCAGCCCCTCGAAATCCTGATGATCGCGGGCGCCGGCCTCGGCGCGTTCATCCTCGGCAACGGCACCAAGACGATCAAGGCGACGGTGCGCGTGCTGCCGACGCTGTTCAAGGGCTCGAAATACACGAAGGACGTGTACATGGAGCTGATGGCGCTGCTGTACGTGCTGCTCGCGAAGGCGCGCAAGGAAGGCACGCTGACGCTCGAGGCCGACATCGACGATCCGGAGAAGAGCCCGATCTTCACGCAGTACCCGAAGATTCTCGCCGATCGCCACATCGTCGAATTCCTGACCGATTACCTGCGCCTGATGGTCGGCGGCAACATGAACGCGTTCGAGATCGAAAGCCTGATGGACGAGGAGATCGAGACGCACCACGCGGAAGGCGAAGGCCCCGCGCATGCGTTGATGCGCGTCGGCGACGCGATGCCGGCATTCGGGATCGTCGCGGCGGTGATGGGCGTCGTGCACACGATGGCGTCGGCCGACAAGCCGCCCGCGGTGCTCGGCGCGATGATCGCGCAGGCGCTGGTCGGCACGTTCCTCGGGATCCTGCTGTCGTACGGGCTGATCGGGCCGCTCGCGAGCCTCGCGGAGCAGCGCGTGGCCGAGTCGAC is a window encoding:
- the motA gene encoding flagellar motor stator protein MotA — its product is MLIIVGTLVTLLSVFGGYALAGGHLGALVQPLEILMIAGAGLGAFILGNGTKTIKATVRVLPTLFKGSKYTKDVYMELMALLYVLLAKARKEGTLTLEADIDDPEKSPIFTQYPKILADRHIVEFLTDYLRLMVGGNMNAFEIESLMDEEIETHHAEGEGPAHALMRVGDAMPAFGIVAAVMGVVHTMASADKPPAVLGAMIAQALVGTFLGILLSYGLIGPLASLAEQRVAESTKMFQCIKVTILASLNGYAPAIAVEFGRKVLFSPERPSFAELEEHVRRVKAK